A genomic region of Salvelinus alpinus chromosome 12, SLU_Salpinus.1, whole genome shotgun sequence contains the following coding sequences:
- the LOC139535209 gene encoding RIPOR family member 3-like: MDFLSSQQRDTKRNFRLEIRALERYIQRLEFQISKVEELYETYCIQWRLCQGVVNMKKAFSLSPSSRASRESLLELNQNHHHSHMRSSAIS, encoded by the exons ATGGACTTTCTGTCCTCCCAGCAGAGAGACACCAAGAGGAACTTCAGACTG GAGATCCGAGCTTTGGAGAGATACATACAAAGACTGGAGTTCCAAATCAGCAAG GTGGAGGAGCTGTACGAGACTTACTGCATCCAGTGGCGTCTGTGTCAGGGGGTGGTGAACATGAAGAAGGCCTTCTCTCTTTCGCCCTCCTCACGGGCTTCCAGGGAGAGCCTGCTGGAACTCAACCAGAACCATCACCACAGTCACATGCGGTCGAGCGCAATTTCATGA